The proteins below are encoded in one region of Streptomyces roseirectus:
- a CDS encoding response regulator transcription factor: MTRVLVVEDEESFSDALSYMLRKEGFEVAVAATGPDGLDEFERNGADLVLLDLMLPGLPGTEVCRQLRGRSNVPVIMVTAKDSEIDKVVGLEIGADDYVTKPFSSRELVARIRAVLRRRGEPEEVTPAALEAGPVRMDVDRHVVTVSGSKVDLPLKEFDLLEMLLRNAGRVLTRMQLIDRVWGADYVGDTKTLDVHVKRLRAKIEPDPGAPRYLVTVRGLGYKFEP; the protein is encoded by the coding sequence GTGACCCGTGTGCTCGTCGTCGAGGACGAGGAGTCCTTCTCGGACGCCCTGTCGTACATGCTTCGCAAAGAGGGCTTCGAGGTCGCCGTGGCGGCCACGGGCCCCGACGGACTCGACGAGTTCGAGCGCAACGGCGCCGACCTCGTCCTGCTCGACCTGATGCTGCCGGGCCTGCCCGGCACGGAGGTCTGCCGCCAGCTGCGCGGCCGCTCCAACGTCCCGGTGATCATGGTCACCGCGAAGGACAGCGAGATCGACAAGGTCGTCGGCCTGGAGATAGGGGCCGACGACTACGTCACCAAGCCCTTCTCCTCCCGCGAGCTGGTCGCCCGCATCCGCGCGGTGCTGCGCCGCCGGGGCGAGCCGGAGGAGGTCACCCCGGCGGCCCTGGAGGCGGGCCCGGTCCGCATGGACGTCGACCGGCACGTCGTCACCGTCTCCGGCTCCAAGGTCGACCTCCCCCTCAAGGAGTTCGACCTCCTGGAGATGCTGCTCCGCAACGCCGGCCGCGTCCTCACCCGCATGCAGCTCATCGACCGCGTCTGGGGCGCCGACTACGTCGGCGACACGAAGACCCTCGACGTCCACGTCAAGCGCCTGCGCGCCAAGATCGAACCCGACCCGGGTGCGCCTCGCTACCTGGTGACGGTCCGGGGCCTCGGCTACAAGTTCGAGCCGTAG
- a CDS encoding sensor histidine kinase, whose protein sequence is MDVNAAVAAAAAIAGVLTGVIAMLAFRWSERDQKRPTRTSLHTDPVLPPGVDTVLSVLRSSAVVLDEADAVVKASSAAYALGLVRGGKLAVEPMLLMARDTRRDGEIRQVELDLPRRGTGRGEALAVSARVAPLGSRLVLLLVEDLTEARRIEAVRRDFVANVSHELKTPVGALSLLSEAVMDASDDPEAVQRFAGRMQIEATRLTNLVQELIDLSRVQNDDPLEDSEPVRVDELVAEAVDRCRHQAGTKQITMAAGGAADLRVWGNRGQLAAALGNLVENAVNYSPARTRVGIAARRVSAPGGDLIEIAVTDQGIGISDKDKERIFERFYRVDPARSRATGGTGLGLAIVKHVAASHGGEVTVWSAEGQGSTFTLRLPEAGSARDRAHQHPDLDGDEADPEDRAAPSESPYEPLPAPEVLP, encoded by the coding sequence ATGGACGTGAACGCGGCGGTCGCCGCAGCGGCAGCGATCGCCGGGGTACTCACCGGCGTCATCGCCATGCTGGCGTTCCGCTGGAGCGAGCGCGACCAGAAGCGCCCCACCCGCACCTCCCTGCACACGGACCCGGTCCTCCCCCCGGGTGTGGACACGGTGCTGTCGGTCCTGCGCTCCTCGGCCGTCGTCCTCGACGAGGCGGACGCCGTGGTGAAGGCCAGCTCGGCCGCCTACGCGCTGGGACTGGTCCGGGGCGGGAAGCTGGCCGTGGAGCCGATGCTCCTGATGGCCCGCGACACCCGCCGCGACGGCGAGATACGCCAGGTCGAGCTGGACCTCCCGCGGCGCGGGACCGGGCGGGGCGAGGCCCTGGCCGTCTCCGCGCGGGTCGCCCCGCTCGGCTCCCGGCTGGTGCTGCTCCTGGTCGAGGACCTGACGGAGGCCCGCAGGATCGAGGCGGTCCGCCGGGACTTCGTGGCGAACGTCAGCCATGAGCTGAAGACCCCGGTCGGCGCCCTCTCCCTGCTCTCCGAGGCCGTCATGGACGCCTCCGACGACCCCGAGGCCGTCCAGCGCTTCGCGGGCCGCATGCAGATCGAGGCGACCCGGCTGACCAACCTCGTGCAGGAGCTGATCGACCTCTCCCGGGTGCAGAACGACGACCCGCTGGAGGACTCCGAGCCGGTCCGGGTGGACGAACTCGTCGCCGAGGCCGTCGACCGGTGCCGGCACCAGGCGGGCACGAAACAGATCACGATGGCCGCCGGGGGCGCCGCCGACCTGCGGGTCTGGGGCAACCGGGGCCAGCTCGCGGCGGCGCTCGGCAACCTCGTCGAGAACGCCGTCAACTACTCTCCCGCCCGCACCCGCGTCGGGATAGCCGCCCGCCGGGTGTCCGCGCCCGGCGGAGACCTGATCGAGATCGCCGTCACCGACCAGGGGATCGGGATCTCGGACAAGGACAAGGAGCGCATCTTCGAGCGCTTCTACCGCGTCGACCCGGCCCGCTCCCGCGCCACGGGAGGCACCGGTCTGGGCCTCGCGATCGTCAAGCACGTGGCCGCCTCGCACGGCGGGGAGGTCACGGTCTGGAGCGCCGAGGGCCAGGGCTCCACCTTCACCCTGCGACTGCCGGAGGCGGGCTCGGCCCGCGACCGGGCGCACCAGCACCCCGACCTGGACGGCGACGAAGCCGACCCCGAGGACCGGGCCGCTCCCTCTGAATCACCTTACGAACCGCTTCCCGCCCCGGAGGTCCTTCCGTGA
- the phoU gene encoding phosphate signaling complex protein PhoU has protein sequence MRDAYHEELDSIGDGLVEMARLVGSAIGRATTAILDADLNLAENVIEGDKKVDELHHDLEAKAIALLARQQPVATDLRIVVTSLRMSADLERSGDLAQHVAKLARLRFPERAVPRDLHATILEMGQLAQRLMAKAAECIITKDVDLALQLEADDDAMDLLHRTLFQHLIDDRWKHGIETAVDVTLLGRYYERFADHAVAVAKRVVFLVTGEHADEIQQDLPPEIQA, from the coding sequence ATGCGGGACGCGTACCACGAGGAACTGGATTCGATCGGCGACGGTCTGGTGGAGATGGCCAGGCTGGTCGGCTCGGCCATCGGGCGCGCCACGACCGCGATCCTCGACGCCGATCTGAACCTGGCCGAGAACGTGATCGAGGGCGACAAGAAGGTCGACGAGCTCCACCACGACCTGGAGGCCAAGGCGATAGCGCTGCTGGCCAGGCAGCAGCCCGTCGCGACCGACCTGCGGATCGTCGTGACGTCGCTCAGGATGTCCGCCGACCTGGAGCGCTCGGGTGACCTCGCCCAGCACGTCGCCAAGCTGGCGCGGCTGCGCTTCCCCGAGCGGGCCGTGCCGCGCGACCTGCACGCGACCATCCTGGAGATGGGCCAGCTCGCCCAGCGCCTGATGGCCAAGGCCGCCGAGTGCATCATCACCAAGGACGTCGACCTCGCGCTCCAGCTCGAAGCGGACGACGACGCGATGGACCTGCTGCACCGGACGCTGTTCCAGCACCTGATCGACGACCGCTGGAAGCACGGCATCGAGACCGCCGTCGACGTCACCCTGCTGGGCCGCTACTACGAGCGGTTCGCCGATCACGCGGTCGCCGTCGCCAAGCGCGTCGTCTTCCTCGTCACCGGGGAGCACGCGGACGAGATCCAGCAGGACCTGCCGCCGGAGATCCAGGCGTAG